A single region of the Nocardioides ochotonae genome encodes:
- a CDS encoding cupin domain-containing protein → MTGAESAPVLQSLDVPDDRWLELTIPGSAPQVRLCRLHADPVSKASVSLVRFPPGWRRPGTGHYLPAEEFVVLEGSIEVIGTHRADDYVYLPPRTVRTDTRSDEGALVIAWFSGVPEWVDGEPTVAAPQEPVALDARGVLRADAPEVPGEYAVLADGLSGPLHHDADVLDLEARLWGWLPAGAQPPAGHAPLHVRAWG, encoded by the coding sequence ATGACCGGAGCCGAGTCCGCGCCCGTGCTGCAGTCCCTGGACGTCCCGGACGACCGCTGGCTCGAGCTCACCATCCCGGGATCGGCGCCGCAGGTCCGGCTGTGCCGGCTGCACGCCGACCCCGTCTCCAAGGCCAGCGTCTCGCTGGTCCGGTTCCCGCCGGGGTGGCGCCGCCCCGGCACCGGGCACTACCTGCCCGCGGAGGAGTTCGTCGTGCTCGAGGGCTCGATCGAGGTGATCGGGACCCACCGGGCGGACGACTACGTCTACCTGCCGCCCCGCACCGTCCGCACCGACACGCGCTCCGACGAGGGCGCCCTGGTGATCGCCTGGTTCTCCGGCGTGCCCGAGTGGGTCGACGGCGAGCCGACGGTGGCCGCGCCGCAGGAACCGGTCGCACTGGACGCGCGCGGCGTCCTGCGCGCTGACGCCCCCGAGGTGCCGGGGGAGTACGCCGTGCTGGCCGACGGGCTGAGCGGCCCGCTGCACCACGACGCCGACGTGCTCGACCTCGAGGCGCGGCTGTGGGGCTGGCTCCCGGCCGGCGCCCAGCCGCCGGCCGGCCACGCGCCGCTGCACGTCCGCGCCTGGGGCTGA